The Pyrus communis chromosome 14, drPyrComm1.1, whole genome shotgun sequence sequence AAGAAGATGTTGGGACTAAGTGCGGCATTGCTCCTGATCATACATATCCCCACAGGAGTACAATTACCAGAAGATTGTGCcataagaaaacaaatataatggCAGTGACTATTAATAATCTCATACATAAATATCTACATAATAGTTCAATTACCAGAAGAAGTGGACGAGATTGGTATTTTCAGAGTTCGTACTCTGAAATAAGCTCCAGGGTCCGCCAATTTCTAGTTTCAGGATGCATTAGATTTGGAGCCCTCCGTTCGGACAGAAAATGGATGTTTGGGATATGAGAAATCTTGGGCCACTCCTCTCCACTGCCTTCTTCGCGAAGCTTTTCAAGGATGCTCGAGCATCTGTTGACGATAAGATTCTGTAGTGGTACCTTGCAAAGGAAGTCTGGTAGTGTCTTTAAGTTACGGCAGAAATAAATTTCTAAGTAAGAAAGGCATGGCATGATTGTAATTTCagattcttctttcttccaccCTTCCACGCCTTCCCACTCTTCCGAGTTACCCATTTTGCGAAGGCGGAGttctttcaattttgggaataATGATGGCGATGATTTGAATGATGTTTGATCTTCCATTCCCAAAAATTCACCACCAACCTTTCTCACTCGTGGCATCCCATCTATGGTCAGTATTTCAAGGGACGGAAGTTTCCCAAGAGGAGGCAAAAGTTCACACTCTTCCCACCCTACAATGGTCACGATTCTCAAGTGGTTTAACGATGCCATCCAAATTGGCCAGGCGGTCCCAGTATGCCCAAGAATATCCAAAGCTTCCAAATCTTTGTGCGGTCGTAAgacattcaatatttctacacTGCTTTTTGTCTGCTTGTAGTGCACATCTCTACAATCTATTCCAAGATGAAAAAGTTGCTTTTGATCCCACAACTGAGCTTTCTCAACCTCCCTCACATCTTTTACATCCCCAGAAACCCGTACGACAAGACTACCCCGAAGTTTCAAGGTTCTCAGATCTTCAAACTGTAATGCTTCTTCCTTGTCATCGCAACACACAATGTACGTATCCAGTGTCTGCAAACTTGATAACCTCCCAATCCCTTTTGGTAAGTACTCGAGAGAATGACATCCTTCAATATAAATATGTTTTAAGCTAATCAATTTTCCCATGTTATCAGGTAGTTCTTCAAGTGCGACGCAATAGAAAAGGCGCAAGGTACACAAATTGTACAATTCACAAATAGCATCCGGTAATTTCTCCAAACTACTATTATAAGACAAATCAATATGCTTCAAATGTATCAATTGTCCAATCTCCTCTGGGAGTTCTTTGACGTAAGTATAACCTATCCATTCACCACTCAAAATTAATGTCCTAAGACATttcaattgcaaaataaaatctGAGCTTATTGCAGTTATTTTTGATTTAAAAGTTGTGAGTGTGCGTAGATTTTTGCAATTGGAAGATGAGATAGCTGGTGAAAGTGGACCGTGGGGTACTGAAGCTAAGGTCAAATGGCGAACCTTATCACCCCATACTGCCATTTCATTGGTAGCACCCTCACCCTCAATAATCAAGCATTCATTCTTGGTGAGAAATTGTAGAAAGTCATGCACAATATCATGCATTTTGCAACTTACGACTTTACCACTACCACGATCTTTCtcaaaattttggaaaaaagaACGTGCTACTAAGTTATCAAAATATGTTTGACCAATTATTCCCTTATCTTTATTCCCTTTCGAATTAAGGTAATCTTGTGCCATCCAGAGATTAATCAAACAATCTCTGTCAAACTCATAATCTTTAGGAAAAACAGCACAATATAATAGGCA is a genomic window containing:
- the LOC137716151 gene encoding putative disease resistance protein RGA3, translating into MADAIVSVLLERLASATFHYIEDKVENVLNVKKYVQEFTSNLKAIQAVLQDADRRQVEDESVRNWLDDLDEISYQMGDVLDEWNYDVLRQQVEKQEREGAAALVPEKKVRFSVSSGCFCFGQVSQVFLRDDIASRIKELNESLTLIYKQRKMYGFHKEKGTQRLERRITSSFVDVSNIFGRENQKDVLITKLLTDSSEQGSGTLVIPIVGMGGMGKTTLAQLVYNDPKVKTHFEKRIWVCVSDPFEEIKIAKAIIGNDPPSSNELDDVLQHVSKFIEDKRFLLVLDDVWTQDREKWEQLEVPLIQSGAKGSRILVTTRKHEVVDMMRATSHMISMGELSEQSCLSIFNHMAFYDREVDESKKFEDISHEIVKKCKGLPLAAKTLGCLMHNKRTRREWKYVLSSKIWDLEDVEQKVFQPLLLSYYDLTPTVKCCLLYCAVFPKDYEFDRDCLINLWMAQDYLNSKGNKDKGIIGQTYFDNLVARSFFQNFEKDRGSGKVVSCKMHDIVHDFLQFLTKNECLIIEGEGATNEMAVWGDKVRHLTLASVPHGPLSPAISSSNCKNLRTLTTFKSKITAISSDFILQLKCLRTLILSGEWIGYTYVKELPEEIGQLIHLKHIDLSYNSSLEKLPDAICELYNLCTLRLFYCVALEELPDNMGKLISLKHIYIEGCHSLEYLPKGIGRLSSLQTLDTYIVCCDDKEEALQFEDLRTLKLRGSLVVRVSGDVKDVREVEKAQLWDQKQLFHLGIDCRDVHYKQTKSSVEILNVLRPHKDLEALDILGHTGTAWPIWMASLNHLRIVTIVGWEECELLPPLGKLPSLEILTIDGMPRVRKVGGEFLGMEDQTSFKSSPSLFPKLKELRLRKMGNSEEWEGVEGWKKEESEITIMPCLSYLEIYFCRNLKTLPDFLCKVPLQNLIVNRCSSILEKLREEGSGEEWPKISHIPNIHFLSERRAPNLMHPETRNWRTLELISEYEL